One Bacillus solimangrovi genomic window carries:
- the hisC gene encoding histidinol-phosphate transaminase, producing the protein MEYRIKQELKGLTPYKPGKPIDEVKRELGLEKVTKLASNENPFGCSEYAKQAITQSLDELAIYPDGYSADLRNKVAKSLNINESQLIFGNGSDEVIQILCRAVLQKGTNMVSANPTFPQYRHNAVIEGAEIREIDNIDGAHNLEGMLQAIDSETRIVWVCTPNNPTGNYINEQTLYKFITRVPKEVLVVVDEAYFEYVVADDYPDTTKWLNEFDNLLILRTFSKAYGLAGLRIGYGMANEQLIQAIEPAREPFNTSSIAQAAAIAAIDDTGFIEKCRIANRSGMAQFESFCHSAGLTYYPSQANFILIDFEVSGDIVFDYLLRNGFIVRSGEALGYPTSVRITVGSKEQNEEIINILTAFLKEQR; encoded by the coding sequence ATGGAATATCGCATAAAGCAAGAGCTTAAAGGGTTAACGCCTTATAAGCCAGGTAAACCTATTGATGAAGTAAAACGTGAATTAGGTCTTGAGAAGGTTACAAAACTAGCATCTAATGAAAATCCATTTGGTTGTTCAGAGTATGCAAAGCAAGCAATTACACAATCTTTAGATGAATTAGCAATCTACCCTGATGGCTATTCAGCGGACCTGCGTAACAAAGTCGCGAAATCTTTGAATATAAATGAGTCTCAGCTTATTTTTGGAAACGGATCAGACGAAGTTATTCAAATCCTTTGTCGCGCTGTTTTACAGAAAGGTACAAATATGGTTAGTGCGAATCCAACTTTCCCTCAATATCGTCATAATGCAGTGATTGAAGGAGCAGAAATTAGAGAAATTGATAATATTGATGGAGCCCATAATCTTGAAGGAATGCTTCAAGCGATTGATTCAGAAACTCGTATCGTTTGGGTATGTACTCCGAATAACCCAACGGGTAATTATATCAATGAACAAACGTTATATAAGTTCATTACACGTGTACCGAAAGAAGTACTTGTCGTAGTTGATGAAGCTTACTTTGAATATGTTGTAGCAGATGATTATCCTGATACGACTAAATGGTTAAATGAATTTGACAATTTACTAATTTTACGAACTTTTTCTAAAGCATATGGCTTAGCAGGACTTCGAATTGGTTATGGTATGGCAAATGAACAGCTTATTCAAGCGATTGAACCTGCAAGAGAACCATTTAATACATCAAGTATTGCACAAGCTGCGGCAATTGCTGCAATAGATGACACAGGTTTTATCGAGAAGTGTCGCATAGCGAATCGGTCAGGTATGGCTCAATTTGAATCATTTTGTCATTCAGCTGGTTTAACGTATTATCCTTCACAAGCAAACTTTATTTTAATTGATTTTGAAGTAAGTGGCGACATTGTTTTTGATTACTTACTTCGTAACGGATTTATCGTTCGTTCTGGTGAAGCGTTAGGATATCCGACAAGTGTACGTATTACAGTAGGTAGCAAAGAGCAAAATGAAGAAATTATTAACATCTTAACTGCTTTTTTGAAAGAACAACGTTAG
- the trpA gene encoding tryptophan synthase subunit alpha, whose product METSFQQRLVKQNNLFIPFIMAGDPSEEATVDLAVMLQEEGADILELGVPYSDPLADGPVIQQSAKRALSGGMNIRRAIELVPKMRQKGVKIPIVLFTYYNPVLQLEKDFFFALLQQNEVDGLLIPDLPHEESEEMRQDCKDNGIELISLVAPTSQKRIERIASEARGFVYCVSSLGVTGERKALDPRVYDFLEQVRHHSNVPVAVGFGISSYAQIEELSPHCDGIIIGSAIVRKIEEQAANLKSETNRQTGVQAVKEAVQNMLKHPQNT is encoded by the coding sequence GTGGAAACATCATTTCAACAACGTCTAGTGAAACAAAATAATTTATTTATTCCATTTATTATGGCAGGGGACCCAAGTGAAGAAGCAACGGTTGACCTTGCAGTTATGCTACAAGAAGAAGGAGCGGATATATTAGAATTAGGTGTTCCATATTCTGATCCACTTGCAGACGGCCCTGTTATTCAGCAAAGTGCAAAACGAGCCTTATCTGGTGGAATGAATATTCGTCGTGCAATTGAACTTGTGCCTAAAATGAGACAAAAAGGAGTAAAAATTCCCATTGTTCTCTTTACGTATTATAATCCTGTGCTACAATTAGAAAAAGATTTCTTTTTCGCTTTACTGCAACAAAATGAGGTGGATGGCCTGTTAATCCCTGATTTGCCTCATGAGGAAAGTGAAGAAATGAGGCAGGACTGTAAGGATAATGGAATTGAGCTGATCTCACTTGTTGCACCAACTTCACAAAAGCGCATAGAACGAATTGCTAGTGAAGCTAGAGGGTTCGTCTATTGTGTTTCCTCGCTTGGAGTAACTGGTGAACGTAAAGCTCTTGATCCTCGTGTTTATGACTTTTTAGAGCAAGTTCGTCATCATAGTAACGTTCCTGTTGCAGTAGGGTTTGGTATTTCGAGCTATGCTCAAATTGAGGAATTGTCACCACATTGTGATGGAATTATTATCGGAAGTGCCATAGTCCGTAAAATAGAAGAGCAAGCAGCAAATTTGAAATCTGAAACAAATAGACAAACGGGTGTTCAGGCTGTTAAGGAAGCCGTACAAAATATGTTGAAACATCCACAGAACACTTAG
- the trpB gene encoding tryptophan synthase subunit beta codes for MLQQVPDERGRFGDFGGKFVPETLMAPLEELEAALDEAMNDPEFVKLYHSVLREYGGRETALTYAENATNALGGAKIYLKREDLNHTGAHKLNNAIGQALLAKRMGKKKLIAETGAGQHGVATATVAAHFNMTCKVFMGEEDMERQALNVFRMRLLGAEVIPATSGNKTLKDATNEAIRYWVQHCEDHFYLIGSVVGPHPYPKMVRNFQRVIGDEAKAQFVEKTGKLPDIVTACVGGGSNAIGMFYPFLQDDVKLIGVEAGGKGVETPLHAATLEKGTRGVIHGSLTYLIQDEHGQIIEPYSISAGLDYPGIGPEHAYLKETERVIYESVTDAEAIDAFKFLSRKEGIIPAIESSHALAKAFSLAKQLDSDKTILVCLSGRGDKDVQALMKHIEGGNE; via the coding sequence ATGTTACAGCAAGTTCCAGATGAGCGAGGTAGATTTGGAGATTTTGGTGGGAAATTTGTACCTGAGACATTAATGGCACCTCTTGAAGAACTTGAAGCAGCACTTGATGAAGCGATGAATGATCCTGAGTTTGTTAAACTATATCATTCGGTATTACGTGAATATGGTGGTCGTGAGACAGCATTAACGTATGCAGAAAATGCAACGAATGCACTTGGTGGTGCGAAAATATATTTGAAACGTGAAGATCTCAATCATACGGGTGCACATAAGCTTAATAATGCGATTGGACAGGCACTTTTGGCTAAACGAATGGGTAAAAAGAAGTTGATTGCCGAAACAGGAGCTGGACAACATGGTGTTGCAACAGCAACAGTAGCGGCACATTTTAATATGACATGTAAAGTATTTATGGGCGAAGAAGATATGGAGCGTCAAGCGTTGAATGTATTTCGCATGCGTTTGTTAGGAGCAGAAGTTATCCCTGCAACGAGTGGAAACAAGACGTTGAAGGATGCAACAAATGAAGCGATTCGTTATTGGGTTCAGCATTGTGAAGATCATTTTTATCTAATTGGTTCTGTTGTTGGCCCACATCCTTATCCTAAAATGGTCCGCAATTTCCAACGCGTCATTGGCGATGAAGCGAAAGCTCAATTTGTGGAGAAGACAGGCAAGCTACCTGATATTGTAACGGCGTGTGTAGGTGGTGGAAGTAATGCGATTGGAATGTTCTATCCGTTTTTACAAGATGATGTGAAACTTATTGGGGTAGAGGCAGGAGGAAAAGGTGTTGAAACTCCATTGCATGCAGCAACATTAGAGAAAGGTACACGAGGAGTTATTCACGGTTCATTGACATATTTGATTCAAGATGAGCATGGACAAATTATAGAACCATACTCAATTTCTGCAGGACTAGATTATCCAGGTATTGGACCTGAGCATGCATATTTGAAAGAAACTGAACGAGTTATTTATGAAAGTGTGACAGATGCGGAAGCGATTGATGCATTCAAATTCCTTTCACGTAAAGAAGGTATTATTCCTGCTATAGAGTCATCACATGCTTTAGCTAAGGCATTCTCATTAGCGAAACAACTTGATTCAGATAAAACAATTCTTGTCTGCTTATCAGGACGTGGTGATAAAGACGTACAGGCCTTAATGAAACATATTGAAGGAGGGAATGAATAA
- a CDS encoding phosphoribosylanthranilate isomerase, giving the protein MNIKVCGHQSLQDVETTLKTDIGYLGFIFAPSKRRVQAEQVREWIDSVDIKEKKLVGVFVNASFEEIADILKVVPLDVIQCHGTESPAYILTLKQMTNCEIWKAIHHEPSAVERMKTYENTVEGYVIDAKVSGQWGGTGQTFAWEYIPQYIEEAKRQGAECYIAGGVNVDTIDQLLTYSPSAIDIASGSETNGVKDLAKIKTIEDKVISYVTASSR; this is encoded by the coding sequence ATGAATATAAAAGTATGTGGGCATCAATCATTACAAGATGTAGAAACGACTTTAAAAACAGATATAGGCTATCTTGGATTCATCTTTGCGCCTAGCAAACGAAGAGTGCAAGCTGAGCAAGTTCGTGAATGGATTGATTCAGTAGATATAAAAGAAAAGAAACTTGTTGGTGTTTTTGTGAACGCTAGTTTCGAAGAAATTGCGGACATTCTTAAAGTTGTTCCGTTAGATGTCATTCAATGTCACGGAACAGAAAGCCCAGCATATATTCTTACTCTTAAGCAGATGACAAATTGTGAGATTTGGAAAGCAATTCATCATGAGCCATCAGCAGTTGAGCGTATGAAAACTTATGAGAATACAGTTGAAGGGTACGTAATTGATGCAAAGGTTTCTGGTCAATGGGGTGGAACAGGTCAAACGTTTGCTTGGGAGTATATCCCACAATATATTGAAGAAGCTAAACGACAAGGTGCAGAGTGCTACATTGCAGGTGGTGTGAACGTAGATACAATTGATCAATTACTCACATACTCACCATCAGCAATTGATATAGCAAGCGGTAGTGAAACAAATGGAGTGAAAGACTTAGCTAAAATTAAAACAATAGAGGATAAGGTGATAAGTTATGTTACAGCAAGTTCCAGATGA
- the trpC gene encoding indole-3-glycerol phosphate synthase TrpC, whose protein sequence is MLDRIHETKKEEVARIKMPDMIEIPRYSFYEALKKPNRSLALIAEVKKASPSKGIIRENFHPEMIATAYREANADAISVLTDEMYFKGKREYLPIVKKKAERPVLRKDFIIDEIQIEESIRLGADAILLITEMIGAEKLEEFYHLASEKGLDCVVEVHDSQALESVLKRFTPKIVGINNRNLKTFETSLSHTESIAKLVPNESIFISESGIHSSEDLLRVKKAGAQGILIGEGFMRHDDVAGAVQSMFAGFEREHIR, encoded by the coding sequence ATGCTTGATCGAATTCATGAAACGAAAAAAGAAGAAGTGGCTCGGATAAAAATGCCTGATATGATTGAAATTCCACGTTACTCCTTTTATGAAGCATTAAAAAAACCTAATCGATCACTTGCGTTGATTGCAGAGGTGAAAAAAGCTTCACCATCAAAAGGAATTATTCGTGAAAACTTTCATCCAGAAATGATTGCAACTGCTTATCGAGAAGCGAACGCAGACGCAATCTCGGTGTTAACTGATGAAATGTACTTTAAAGGCAAACGTGAATATTTACCGATCGTTAAGAAAAAAGCTGAACGACCAGTACTGCGTAAAGATTTTATCATTGATGAAATACAAATAGAAGAGAGCATTCGTCTCGGAGCAGATGCTATTTTACTCATTACTGAAATGATTGGTGCTGAAAAACTAGAAGAGTTCTATCATCTTGCATCTGAGAAAGGGTTGGATTGTGTCGTAGAGGTCCATGATTCTCAAGCGCTAGAAAGTGTGTTAAAGCGATTTACACCTAAAATAGTAGGGATTAATAATCGTAATCTAAAGACATTTGAAACGTCTCTATCACATACTGAATCAATCGCAAAACTTGTACCGAATGAATCAATCTTCATTAGTGAAAGTGGGATTCATAGTAGTGAGGATCTGTTACGCGTAAAAAAAGCTGGGGCACAAGGTATTCTCATCGGTGAAGGTTTCATGCGTCATGATGATGTGGCTGGAGCAGTTCAATCTATGTTTGCTGGTTTTGAACGGGAGCATATAAGATGA
- the trpD gene encoding anthranilate phosphoribosyltransferase has protein sequence MVKDILRKCSEGYTLSAVEAEEVMQEVMQGKVGDIELASLLSIMRIRGETANELTGFVTAMRDNMNKLSYDSPVFDTCGTGGDGASTFNISTATAIVLASLEVKVAKHGNRSVSSKSGSADVLEKIGIPLQQTEEEGIHSLEHHHMTFLFAPTYHSAMKHAANVRRTLGFRTIFNILGPLANPAGSKRQIIGVFNIHYARLMAETLLRLGSEHVLLVSSHDGLDEFSIASETDVVELKNGSIQEYTLSPEDVGLDKLSLEDTKVTSVDESVEVFEAVLKGESNEASQQILYYNAGAALYAAGRAKTIAEGVQLAKQAVQTGLTAQKLADLKGVETHA, from the coding sequence GTGGTTAAAGACATATTGCGAAAGTGCTCTGAAGGTTACACGTTATCAGCAGTGGAAGCTGAAGAGGTTATGCAAGAAGTAATGCAAGGTAAAGTAGGGGATATTGAACTAGCGTCACTGTTATCCATTATGCGTATACGTGGCGAAACAGCCAATGAACTGACAGGGTTTGTAACTGCAATGCGAGATAATATGAATAAACTTTCTTATGATTCACCAGTGTTTGATACTTGTGGAACAGGTGGCGATGGTGCTTCAACATTCAATATTTCGACTGCAACGGCGATTGTATTGGCATCATTAGAAGTTAAGGTTGCAAAACATGGTAACCGTTCTGTTTCATCTAAGAGCGGCAGTGCGGACGTATTAGAGAAGATTGGGATCCCACTTCAACAAACAGAAGAAGAAGGGATACACTCACTTGAACATCATCATATGACGTTTTTATTCGCACCAACATATCACTCAGCAATGAAGCATGCGGCGAATGTTAGAAGAACACTTGGGTTTCGGACTATCTTTAATATTTTAGGACCGCTTGCAAATCCTGCTGGAAGTAAGAGACAAATTATAGGGGTATTTAATATACATTACGCACGATTAATGGCTGAAACGCTCTTAAGATTAGGTTCAGAGCATGTCTTATTAGTAAGCAGTCATGACGGTTTAGATGAATTCTCAATTGCTAGTGAGACAGATGTGGTTGAGTTGAAAAATGGTTCGATTCAGGAATATACACTTTCTCCTGAAGATGTAGGACTAGACAAACTGTCACTTGAAGATACGAAAGTTACGTCAGTTGATGAGAGTGTAGAAGTGTTTGAAGCAGTATTAAAAGGTGAAAGCAATGAAGCATCACAACAAATTCTTTATTATAATGCAGGTGCTGCTCTGTATGCAGCGGGTCGTGCGAAAACAATTGCTGAAGGAGTTCAGTTAGCAAAACAAGCCGTTCAAACAGGTTTGACTGCACAAAAATTAGCTGATTTAAAAGGAGTTGAAACACATGCTTGA